A genomic region of Noviherbaspirillum sp. L7-7A contains the following coding sequences:
- a CDS encoding Crp/Fnr family transcriptional regulator gives MYQSMSEGHTCQNRILARLSAEEYASIAPRLELVRTQLKEVLYERGRPISYVYFPCSSAHSNLIMLENGSAVEVGTVGNEGLSGVELLIGASTAIETGVCQVAGTSLRMSAHDFRAAVKGKTALRLLAERYFHGYLSQVSQSVACNRMHTIVQRFARWLLIMHDRVRGEEFSLTQEFLATMLGVHRPSVSMVAGEFQKAGLIEYTRGQMKIVDRTMLEQMSCECYGIVRAEFEKALGMPLG, from the coding sequence ATGTATCAGTCGATGAGCGAAGGGCACACTTGCCAGAACCGTATCCTGGCAAGGCTGTCAGCTGAAGAATACGCCAGCATTGCGCCGCGGCTGGAACTGGTAAGAACCCAGCTCAAGGAGGTTCTCTACGAGCGCGGCCGCCCGATTTCCTATGTATATTTTCCCTGCAGTTCGGCGCATTCCAATCTGATCATGCTGGAAAACGGTTCGGCAGTGGAAGTGGGTACGGTGGGCAATGAGGGCTTGTCGGGCGTGGAATTGCTGATCGGCGCCAGCACGGCCATCGAGACCGGGGTATGCCAGGTCGCGGGCACCAGCCTGCGCATGAGCGCGCATGACTTCCGGGCGGCGGTGAAGGGGAAGACTGCCTTGAGGTTATTGGCGGAACGGTATTTTCATGGCTATCTGTCGCAGGTGTCGCAATCGGTTGCCTGCAACCGCATGCACACCATCGTGCAGCGCTTTGCGCGCTGGCTGCTGATCATGCACGACCGGGTGCGGGGCGAGGAATTTTCGCTGACCCAGGAATTCCTGGCGACCATGCTCGGCGTGCACCGGCCCAGCGTCAGCATGGTGGCGGGGGAATTCCAGAAGGCCGGGCTGATTGAATATACCCGCGGCCAGATGAAGATCGTCGACCGGACGATGCTGGAACAGATGTCCTGCGAATGCTATGGCATCGTGCGCGCCGAATTCGAAAAGGCGCTGGGAATGCCGCTTGGTTGA
- a CDS encoding malate/lactate/ureidoglycolate dehydrogenase has protein sequence MNAKDISTGTDILIDATRLHALVCALWEQAGSEPTEARLVADHLVQANLSGHDSHGVGMIPRYLRSLQDGELKLNMHAQIARDAGAVLTVEGGRGFGQVVAHEAMQAGIARAAQLGICAVGLRNAHHIGRIGHWAEQCAQAGMVSFHFVNVAGDPLVAAFGGIDARIGTNPFCAAFPRAGKPPLVLDFATSRIAFGKTRVAYNKGHQVPPDSLIDHAGQPSNEPRVVHEDPRGCLLPFGGHKGYGMAALCEILAGALSGGFTTHEDTLMTNSAIINCMMSVIVSPAAFDAPDAQGEADAFIDWLKASRRAQGVDEVLLPGEPELARCAERSAHGTPVDKATWKQISDTARAVGMTDTRIGELAGVAAG, from the coding sequence ATGAATGCCAAGGATATTTCCACCGGAACCGACATCCTGATCGACGCAACCCGCCTGCATGCGCTGGTCTGCGCGCTATGGGAGCAGGCAGGCAGCGAACCGACCGAAGCGCGGCTGGTGGCCGACCATCTGGTGCAGGCCAATCTGTCGGGCCATGACTCGCATGGCGTGGGCATGATTCCGCGCTATCTGCGCTCGCTGCAGGACGGTGAACTGAAGCTCAACATGCATGCGCAGATCGCGCGCGACGCCGGCGCGGTGCTGACGGTCGAAGGCGGACGCGGCTTCGGCCAGGTGGTGGCCCATGAAGCGATGCAGGCCGGCATTGCCCGCGCCGCCCAGCTCGGCATCTGCGCGGTGGGGCTGCGCAACGCCCATCACATCGGCCGCATCGGCCACTGGGCAGAGCAATGCGCGCAGGCCGGCATGGTGTCCTTCCACTTCGTCAACGTGGCTGGCGACCCGCTGGTCGCCGCCTTCGGCGGGATCGATGCGCGCATCGGCACCAATCCGTTCTGCGCCGCCTTCCCACGCGCCGGCAAGCCGCCGCTGGTGCTGGACTTCGCTACCAGCCGCATTGCCTTCGGCAAGACCCGCGTGGCCTATAACAAGGGGCACCAGGTGCCGCCCGACAGCCTGATCGACCATGCCGGCCAGCCCAGCAACGAGCCGCGTGTCGTGCATGAAGACCCGCGCGGCTGCCTGCTGCCCTTCGGCGGCCACAAGGGTTACGGCATGGCCGCCCTGTGCGAGATCCTTGCCGGCGCGCTGTCGGGCGGCTTCACTACCCATGAGGACACGCTGATGACCAACAGCGCCATCATCAACTGCATGATGTCCGTCATCGTCAGCCCGGCCGCCTTCGACGCGCCCGATGCCCAGGGCGAAGCCGACGCCTTCATCGACTGGCTCAAGGCATCGCGCCGGGCGCAGGGCGTGGACGAGGTGCTGCTGCCGGGCGAACCGGAACTGGCGCGCTGCGCCGAGCGCAGCGCGCATGGCACGCCGGTGGACAAGGCAACATGGAAGCAGATCAGCGACACCGCGCGCGCAGTGGGCATGACGGATACCCGGATTGGGGAACTGGCAGGGGTTGCAGCCGGCTGA
- a CDS encoding YciI family protein, whose protein sequence is MRFMMLMIPRGYETAAAGTMPDAKAVEAMMKYNEALKEAGVLRDLNGLHPPAAGARISFEGGTPKVTEGPFPGVQEVLGGYWMIDVASRAEAIAWASRCPASGNEIIEVRQVQEFEEFPPDVQQAAAGFQEMQAGARPG, encoded by the coding sequence ATGCGCTTCATGATGCTGATGATCCCCAGGGGCTACGAAACCGCCGCCGCAGGCACCATGCCCGATGCGAAGGCTGTCGAAGCCATGATGAAGTACAACGAGGCGCTCAAGGAAGCCGGCGTGCTGCGCGACCTGAACGGCCTGCATCCGCCGGCCGCCGGCGCCCGCATCAGCTTCGAGGGCGGCACGCCGAAGGTGACCGAAGGCCCCTTCCCCGGCGTGCAGGAAGTGCTGGGTGGTTACTGGATGATCGACGTCGCCTCGCGCGCCGAAGCCATTGCCTGGGCCAGCCGCTGCCCTGCCTCGGGCAATGAAATCATCGAAGTGCGCCAGGTACAGGAATTCGAGGAATTCCCGCCCGACGTGCAGCAGGCCGCTGCCGGCTTCCAGGAAATGCAGGCCGGCGCGCGGCCGGGCTGA
- a CDS encoding VOC family protein, translating to MQIQPYLFFEGRCEEALMFYRDVLGAEITQLMRYSDNPDPPPGMLPPGSENCIMHASMRIGDSTVLASDGNCSGTTGFNGFSLTLNATTDAEAERLFAALAEGGQIRMPMAPTFFSSRFGMLADRYGLGWMVLVPA from the coding sequence ATGCAGATCCAGCCCTACCTGTTTTTCGAAGGCCGTTGTGAAGAAGCGCTGATGTTCTACCGCGATGTGCTCGGCGCCGAAATCACGCAGCTGATGCGCTACAGCGACAATCCCGACCCACCGCCCGGCATGCTGCCGCCCGGCTCGGAAAACTGCATCATGCATGCCAGCATGCGCATCGGCGACAGCACGGTGCTGGCCTCCGACGGCAACTGCTCGGGCACCACCGGTTTCAACGGCTTCTCGCTCACGCTCAACGCCACTACCGACGCCGAGGCGGAACGCCTTTTTGCCGCGCTGGCCGAAGGCGGCCAGATCCGCATGCCGATGGCGCCCACATTCTTTTCTTCCCGCTTCGGCATGCTGGCTGACCGCTATGGCCTGGGCTGGATGGTCCTCGTCCCTGCCTGA
- a CDS encoding helix-turn-helix domain-containing protein → MKRSENKSHCPVNFALETFGDAWSLLVVRDIVFWGKRTYKEFLSSDEAISTNVLAARLAHLEQRGILVREPHANDRRREVYTLTEKGLGLIPVLLEMSGWSARNDPDTTAPQAFVEAVYADRAAMFAAVQDAVRRGGSLFGDGGLLRRPA, encoded by the coding sequence ATGAAACGTTCTGAAAACAAGTCGCACTGCCCGGTGAATTTTGCGCTGGAGACCTTTGGCGATGCCTGGTCGCTGCTGGTCGTGCGCGACATCGTGTTCTGGGGCAAGCGCACCTACAAGGAATTCCTGTCGTCGGATGAAGCCATTTCCACCAATGTGCTGGCGGCGCGCCTGGCGCATCTGGAACAGCGCGGCATCCTGGTGCGCGAGCCGCATGCCAATGACCGCCGGCGCGAGGTCTATACACTGACGGAGAAGGGACTCGGCCTGATTCCGGTCCTCCTGGAAATGTCGGGCTGGAGCGCCCGCAACGATCCGGACACCACCGCGCCCCAGGCATTCGTCGAAGCGGTGTATGCCGACCGCGCCGCCATGTTCGCAGCGGTGCAGGACGCGGTGCGGCGCGGCGGCTCGCTGTTCGGGGACGGTGGCCTGCTCAGGCGGCCGGCGTGA
- a CDS encoding MerR family transcriptional regulator — MSKDILRVWERRYGFPKPDRDAHGERLYPATQVDRLRLLKRLMDQGHRPGRLMAASEEELQALGVAAAAPARQPMAADPLSQQLLALVKGHDVPQLRSALNQAMLRQGLQDFVVQTLPALNRAVGEAWMSGEFEIFEEHLYTEQVQALLRQAIATLPAQQAGSPRIVLTTVPEEQHGLGLLMVEALMALDGATCVSLGIQTPLFDIAMAARAQHADVVALSFSGAYAVRQVAPQLAQLRALLPESVELWAGGAGVERLQPQAGVQLLPSIQHAQEALAAWRAARTGSTGDITPAA; from the coding sequence TTGTCCAAGGACATACTGCGCGTCTGGGAACGGCGTTATGGCTTTCCCAAGCCGGATCGCGACGCGCATGGCGAGCGGCTCTACCCTGCCACCCAGGTCGATCGCCTGCGGCTTTTGAAGCGCCTGATGGACCAGGGCCATCGCCCGGGCCGCCTGATGGCTGCCAGCGAGGAAGAACTGCAGGCCCTGGGCGTGGCGGCTGCCGCGCCGGCGCGGCAGCCGATGGCCGCCGACCCGTTGTCGCAGCAACTGCTGGCGCTCGTGAAAGGCCACGACGTGCCGCAACTGCGCAGCGCCCTCAACCAGGCCATGCTCCGCCAGGGCCTGCAGGACTTCGTGGTCCAGACACTTCCGGCATTGAACCGGGCAGTGGGCGAGGCCTGGATGAGCGGTGAATTCGAGATTTTTGAAGAGCACCTCTACACCGAGCAGGTGCAGGCACTGCTGCGACAGGCGATCGCCACCCTGCCGGCGCAGCAGGCCGGCAGCCCGCGCATCGTGCTGACCACGGTGCCCGAGGAGCAGCATGGACTGGGCCTGCTGATGGTGGAGGCGCTGATGGCGCTGGACGGCGCCACCTGTGTCTCGCTGGGCATTCAGACGCCGCTGTTCGACATTGCCATGGCGGCGCGGGCACAGCATGCGGATGTGGTGGCGCTGTCGTTTTCAGGCGCCTATGCAGTACGCCAGGTGGCGCCCCAGCTGGCGCAGCTGCGCGCCCTGCTGCCGGAAAGCGTCGAACTCTGGGCCGGGGGCGCCGGCGTCGAGCGGCTGCAGCCACAGGCTGGCGTACAACTACTTCCCTCGATACAGCATGCACAGGAGGCGCTCGCCGCCTGGCGCGCTGCCCGCACCGGCAGCACGGGCGACATCACGCCGGCCGCCTGA
- a CDS encoding FAD-dependent oxidoreductase, with translation MEVGPTRRRIAVVGAGISGLASAWLLSQRYEVTLYEAGNYLGGHTNTVDVTVDGISHPVDTGFLVFNHHTYPNLTAMLDHLQVDSVATDMSFAVSLDQPDLEWAGSSLGTVFGQKRNLVRPAFWRMLADILRFNRESVAWLQDHPEGRMTLRDFLRAGGYSQTFADWYLLPMAAAIWSCPAGEMLDYPLATFVRFCRNHGLLQVFGRPQWRSIVGGGREYVRRLAAGIGHIRLATPVRQVRRVEFGALVETDHDCRLYDEVVLACHSDQALALLGADASAEERRLLGAISYQPNRAVLHTDPRLLPRNRALWSAWNYQAASDVSDAAPVGVSYLLNRLQPLPFDTPVIVTLNPRREPAAHTVLAEFDYAHPLFDSAAIAAQEELALRQGRDGIWLCGAWNGYGFHEDGLKSALRVANALGCHAPWQADAATQPAQAELAQAA, from the coding sequence ATGGAGGTTGGTCCGACCCGCAGGCGCATAGCGGTCGTGGGCGCCGGCATTTCCGGGCTGGCAAGCGCGTGGCTGCTGTCGCAGCGCTATGAGGTGACGCTGTACGAGGCGGGCAATTACCTGGGTGGCCATACCAACACGGTGGATGTCACGGTCGACGGCATCAGCCATCCGGTCGACACAGGCTTCCTGGTATTTAACCACCATACCTATCCAAACCTGACCGCCATGCTGGACCATCTCCAGGTCGACAGCGTGGCAACCGACATGTCTTTTGCGGTCAGCCTCGACCAGCCCGACCTGGAATGGGCGGGCAGCAGCCTGGGCACGGTGTTCGGGCAGAAGCGCAACCTGGTGCGGCCGGCTTTCTGGCGCATGCTGGCCGACATCCTGCGCTTCAACCGCGAAAGCGTGGCCTGGCTGCAGGACCATCCCGAAGGCCGCATGACGCTGCGCGACTTCCTGCGCGCCGGCGGCTATTCCCAAACCTTCGCCGACTGGTACCTGCTGCCCATGGCAGCCGCCATCTGGTCCTGCCCGGCAGGAGAGATGCTGGACTATCCGCTGGCGACCTTCGTGCGCTTCTGCCGCAATCACGGCCTGCTGCAGGTGTTCGGCCGGCCGCAGTGGCGCTCCATCGTCGGCGGCGGCAGGGAATATGTGCGCAGGCTGGCGGCCGGCATCGGCCATATCCGGCTGGCGACGCCGGTGCGCCAGGTGCGCCGGGTCGAATTCGGCGCGCTGGTGGAAACCGATCATGACTGCCGGCTGTACGACGAGGTGGTGCTGGCCTGCCACAGCGACCAGGCGCTGGCGCTGCTGGGCGCCGATGCCAGCGCTGAGGAACGCCGCCTGCTGGGCGCGATCTCCTATCAGCCCAATCGCGCCGTGCTGCATACCGACCCGCGCCTGCTGCCGCGTAACCGGGCGCTCTGGTCAGCCTGGAATTACCAGGCCGCCAGCGATGTGTCGGACGCCGCGCCCGTGGGCGTGTCCTACCTGCTCAACCGGCTGCAGCCGCTGCCCTTCGACACGCCGGTCATCGTCACCCTGAATCCACGGCGCGAACCGGCTGCCCACACCGTGCTGGCGGAGTTCGACTATGCCCATCCGCTGTTCGACAGCGCCGCCATCGCGGCGCAGGAAGAGCTGGCGCTGCGCCAGGGGCGTGACGGCATCTGGCTGTGCGGCGCCTGGAATGGCTATGGCTTTCATGAAGACGGCCTGAAATCGGCGCTGCGGGTAGCCAATGCGCTTGGCTGCCATGCGCCGTGGCAGGCTGACGCCGCCACCCAGCCCGCTCAGGCGGAACTGGCGCAGGCGGCATGA